The following proteins are co-located in the Candidatus Tanganyikabacteria bacterium genome:
- a CDS encoding DNA repair exonuclease, with protein sequence MFKFVHAADLHLDTPFSGLGEVSPAVAAELRDASLGAFDRLVDLTIREDAAFLLLAGDIYDGPDRGMRAQLRFYRGLERLGRAGIEAFVVHGNHDPLAGWSAVGGVRDWPEGVHVFGADAVASRQVLRDGRLLAVVHGISYPRRDVSENLALRFARTADPALHVGLLHCNAGGNPDHYPYSPTSVEALAARGMDYWALGHVHRGAVLREADPCIVYPGNLQGRSPKPSECGPKGAYVVESDGGRISALRFEPLDVVRFERVSIDVGELADLPAVSDALHEAAGNLREAAGLRGVVVRAALTGTTPLHALLADRRARAELLRDLRERSDTSAPFVWWDDVHLATRPPGLDRETLRQSPDFRGELLREAERLSADPEALAAFLADATAPLGRWLDARRGRLETLAASDEAGGAAPGGAMARATDLALELIGGEDR encoded by the coding sequence TTGTTCAAGTTCGTCCATGCCGCCGATCTTCACCTCGACACGCCGTTTTCCGGCCTGGGCGAGGTTTCGCCGGCCGTCGCCGCCGAGCTGCGCGACGCGTCGCTGGGCGCCTTCGATCGGCTCGTAGACCTGACAATCCGTGAGGACGCGGCTTTCCTGCTGCTTGCGGGCGATATCTACGACGGCCCGGACCGGGGGATGCGGGCGCAGCTGCGCTTCTATCGCGGGCTCGAGCGCCTGGGTCGGGCGGGCATCGAGGCGTTCGTCGTCCACGGCAACCACGATCCGCTGGCTGGCTGGTCGGCGGTGGGCGGCGTGCGCGACTGGCCGGAGGGCGTCCACGTCTTCGGCGCGGACGCCGTGGCGTCGCGGCAGGTCCTGCGGGATGGCCGGCTGCTGGCGGTCGTGCACGGCATCAGTTACCCCCGGCGGGACGTGTCCGAGAACCTCGCGCTGCGCTTCGCGCGCACGGCCGACCCGGCGCTCCATGTCGGGCTGCTGCACTGCAACGCTGGCGGCAATCCCGACCACTACCCTTACAGCCCCACCTCCGTCGAGGCGCTCGCGGCGCGCGGCATGGACTACTGGGCCCTGGGGCACGTGCACCGCGGCGCCGTGCTGCGGGAGGCCGATCCGTGCATCGTGTACCCGGGCAATCTCCAGGGCCGGTCGCCCAAGCCGAGCGAGTGCGGGCCCAAGGGCGCCTACGTCGTCGAGTCGGACGGCGGCCGGATCTCCGCGCTCCGGTTCGAGCCGCTGGACGTGGTGCGTTTCGAGCGGGTCTCGATCGACGTCGGCGAGCTAGCCGATCTGCCCGCGGTCTCCGATGCGCTCCACGAGGCGGCGGGGAATCTGCGCGAGGCGGCCGGCCTGCGCGGCGTGGTCGTGCGCGCGGCGCTGACGGGCACGACGCCGCTGCACGCCCTGCTTGCCGATAGGCGCGCCCGGGCGGAGCTCCTGCGGGATCTGCGCGAGCGGTCGGACACTTCCGCGCCGTTCGTCTGGTGGGACGACGTGCACCTGGCCACCCGGCCGCCCGGGCTGGATCGCGAGACCTTGCGGCAGAGCCCCGACTTCCGCGGCGAGTTGCTGCGCGAGGCCGAGCGGCTCTCGGCCGATCCCGAAGCCCTTGCCGCCTTCCTGGCCGATGCGACGGCGCCGCTGGGCAGGTGGCTTGACGCGCGCCGCGGGCGCCTGGAAACGCTGGCGGCAAGCGACGAGGCGGGAGGCGCCGCTCCGGGCGGCGCGATGGCGCGTGCGACCG